The DNA region CTCGAGGAGAAACGCGCTCTTGATGATGTGCGTAAACATCAAGATGCATTACTTGAGCGCGAAGAAAGCATCCATCGCAAACACGAAGATATTGAGAAAGCAAAAACAGAACTCGAACAATCCAAACAACAGCTCATCGAAAAACACGAGGCGGCAGAAGCGGCGAAAAAAGAGGCTATTGCTGCTGTCGAGCGCGTTGCTGGTCTTACAAAAGATCAAGCCGTTGAACACTTGATCAAACGCATTGAGTCCGATCACAACGAAGTGCTCGTTGGACGAATGAAAAAACTCGAAGAACAGGCCGGCGAAGAACTTGATCGCAAAGCCAAGTCCATCATGTCATTGATTATTCAGAAGCAAGCGTCTTCGCATGTTTCCGAAACAACAACGACACTCGTAGAGCTTCCTTCAGAAGAAATGAAGGGTCGCATTATTGGTCGTGAAGGTCGTAATATTAAAGCCATCGAATTACTCACTGGCTGTGAGTTGATTATTGATGATACACCTGGTGCTGTTACGGTTTCTGGTTTCTCCCCTATCCGTCGTCAGGTTGCAAAACGCGCATTACAGAATCTCATTAACGATGGACGTATTCATCCAGGTCGTATCGAAGAATTCGTCGACATGGCAAAAAAAGATCTTGCCGTGGATATTAAAAAAGCTGGTGAAGACGCCCTCTTTCAAATCGGTATTCCGGTCGGAAGCATTGATCCGAAGTTTACACAGATTGTTGGTCGCTTAAAATTTCGTACGAGCTATGGTCAGAATGCTCTAATGCACTCGCTTGAAGTTGCACAACTCTCAGGATTACTCGCCGAAGAATTAGGCGCTGATGTTTCGGTCTGTAAAATGGGTGGACTCTTTCATGATGTCGGTAAAGCCGTTGATCACGATATGCAAGGCTCACATCCAGAACTCGGTTATCAGATCATGAAAAAATATGGATTCCCAGAAGAGATTTGCTATCAATCAATCGGGCATCATGAAGACAATCCAAAAACACTTGAGGCTATTATCGTAAAAGCCGCTGATGCTATTTCGGGAGCGCGTCCAGGTGCGCGTAAAGATTCTCTTGAATTCTATGTGAAGCGTCTTAAAGATCTTGAGCAGGCAGCTATGTCGTTTGAAGGCGTTGAGAAAGTCTATGCCATTCAAGCAGGTCGCGAGATTCGTGTCTTTGTAAATCCAACGGCTATCGATGATTACTCGGCAGCAAAACTTGCTCGCGCGATTGCCAAAAAGATTGAATCTGAAATGAAGTTTCCTGGCGAAGTACGTGTGACGGTTATTCGCGAAACACGCACAATCGAATACGCACGATAATAAAATATCGAGCGTATTTGCTCAGTTGAGCCAAATTTTGTATTATTGCTTTATCAATCATTGTTCTTCAAAAACTCGCATATGAACAAGGCAGAACTTATTTCTTATTTATCCGATACCGTAGGTATCAGCAAAAAACAATCCGAAGACTCCATCGAGGCTATTGTTGATATCATCACCAAAACTCTACAAGATGGCAGAGAGGTGAATATCGCTGGATTTGGTGCCTTTATGGCCAAGACTCGCAAAGCACGCATGGGTGTCAATCCACAAAACCCGACAGAAAAAATCCACATCGACGAAGTACGTGTACCAAAGTTTAAAGCAGGCAAAGGACTCAAAGATGCATTGAAAAAAACCGATGCCCCTGTTGAACCTCCTGCTCCAACCTTGTAGCAAAAAACACCTCCAGTGCTGGAGGTGTTTTTTTGCTAAGGTTTTTATTGCGCCATCACGGTGCTTACGGCTTCTTGAATATCTTCTAGAGCAACAAGGGCTGCTTCTTTTTCTGCACGCAACTTCCATTCAACCGCTTCTTGCGTAAGTGTTTTTTCTGAAATAACGAGACGTAACGGAAGACCGATTAAATCTGCGTCAGCAAATTTTTCACCAGCACTTACATCCGTACGATCATCCCACAGCACTTCAATGTCTTGTGCCCACAATGCTTCGTAAAGCTCTTGTGACGCTTGCCAAACCCGTTCTTGGACTTCTGGGTCTTTGTTCGAAAGACTTACGAGGTGTACGTGATATGGTGCTACCGTGGCTGGCCACATCATACCGCGGTCATCATGCATCGCCTCTACGATCGTACCCACGAGACGCGTTGTACCAATACCGTAACAACCCATCTTCGCGATAATACGCTCACCATCTTCTGCAGTAAAAGCAACATCAAAAGCTTCTGAAAAACGCGTACCGAGATCAAAAATATTTCCTACCTCAACACCCGTGTGAAGCTCTAATGGCTGGCCGTTTTCTGGTGAAGGGTCGCCTTCTTTAAGTTCAGAAATCTCAATATTTTGTGCAAATGTCCCATCGACGGTTGTAAGAATTTTATCTTCACCGGCTGGGGTAATAACCTGAAACTCGTGAGAAAACTTTTTCGTAAACGCACCGCCCGAAGCTTCAACAACTTTTGCATTTAGCCCACATCGAGAAAAAACGGTGAGATAAGACTGCAATGCTTGTTCATAAAACGCTTCAAGATCCTCTTGCGTTGCATGAAAAGAATAAAGATCTTTCATGCCAAACTCTCGTCCGCGTAAGACACCGCTTTTTGCACGCAGCTCATCACGAAACTTTGTTTGAATTTGATACACCGAAAGAGGAAGGTCTTTGTAAGAACGAATGAACTCTTTTATGAGTGGCGTTACGACCTCTTCATGCGTTGGGCCGAGTCCATACGTTTTATTTGTTTGACTCTCAATCTTAAACAAGACATCAACACT from Candidatus Nomurabacteria bacterium includes:
- the rny gene encoding ribonuclease Y, whose translation is MNQALFGAGFVLLGTAVGTGIGYYLREQKSLRGLDEAKKSAEELLSAAATKETEVLAKAKEKAIKILEDARLEEKRALDDVRKHQDALLEREESIHRKHEDIEKAKTELEQSKQQLIEKHEAAEAAKKEAIAAVERVAGLTKDQAVEHLIKRIESDHNEVLVGRMKKLEEQAGEELDRKAKSIMSLIIQKQASSHVSETTTTLVELPSEEMKGRIIGREGRNIKAIELLTGCELIIDDTPGAVTVSGFSPIRRQVAKRALQNLINDGRIHPGRIEEFVDMAKKDLAVDIKKAGEDALFQIGIPVGSIDPKFTQIVGRLKFRTSYGQNALMHSLEVAQLSGLLAEELGADVSVCKMGGLFHDVGKAVDHDMQGSHPELGYQIMKKYGFPEEICYQSIGHHEDNPKTLEAIIVKAADAISGARPGARKDSLEFYVKRLKDLEQAAMSFEGVEKVYAIQAGREIRVFVNPTAIDDYSAAKLARAIAKKIESEMKFPGEVRVTVIRETRTIEYAR
- a CDS encoding HU family DNA-binding protein; amino-acid sequence: MNKAELISYLSDTVGISKKQSEDSIEAIVDIITKTLQDGREVNIAGFGAFMAKTRKARMGVNPQNPTEKIHIDEVRVPKFKAGKGLKDALKKTDAPVEPPAPTL